In a genomic window of Anoplopoma fimbria isolate UVic2021 breed Golden Eagle Sablefish chromosome 6, Afim_UVic_2022, whole genome shotgun sequence:
- the tasp1 gene encoding threonine aspartase 1, translated as MIGLSGYAGVMESLMKSAEEQQPSSPLANSWSLKQEPSKNQEPKCVGGFVLVHAGAGYHSESKAKEYKHVCKRACQRAVDRLKAGALAVEAVAAALVELEDSPFTNAGMGSNLNLSGEIECDASIMDGKSLHYGAVGAISGIKNPVLVANRLLIEAQKGKLSAGRIPPCFLVGRGAHDWAVGHGIPPCPSEKMATKFSLSAYKRNKRKMELAEKMDTGHNQAKKRRQSSENENGSGCLDTVGAVVVDLEGNVAAAVSSGGLAMKHPGRVGQAAHYGCGCWAENACNMNPYSTAVSTSGCGEHLIRTMLARECSAAMQSEDAHQALLEAMQNKFISSPFLSSEDRVLGGVIVLRCCGCVEAQPSPNIQGILVEFLWSHTTESMCVGYMSAQDSKAKTHISRLPPGTVPGQCLAIEGGVCRLTSAAE; from the exons ATGATAGGCTTGTCAGGTTATGCAGGGGTTATGGAAAGTCTAATGAAATCTGCTGAGGAGCAGCAACCCTCCTCTCCCCTGGCCAACTCTTGGTCCTTAAAACAGGAACCAAGCAAGAATCAAGAGCCCAAATGTGTTGGTGGATTTGTCTTAGTGCATGCAG GAGCTGGATACCATTCTGAATCTAAGGCCAAGGAATACAAGCATGTGTGCAAAAGAGCCTGCCAGCGA GCTGTGGACCGACTCAAAGCCGGGGCACTTGCAGTGGAAGCAGTGGCCGCAGCACTGGTTGAACTTGAG gACTCTCCTTTTACCAACGCGGGCATGGGCTCCAACCTTAATTTGTCAGGGGAAATTGAATGTGATGCGAGTATCATGGATGGGAAGTCGCTGCATTATGGGGCCGTAGGGGCTATTAGTG GTATTAAGAACCCAGTCTTAGTTGCAAACCGTCTACTGATTGAAGCACAGAAGGGGAAACTATCAGCTGGCAGAATACCACCCTG CTTTTTAGTGGGGCGAGGAGCACACGATTGGGCAGTCGGCCATGGCATACCACCGTGCCCTTCAGAGAAAATGGCAACCA AGTTTAGTTTATCTGCGTACAAGAGGAACAAGCGAAAGATGGAGCTGGCAGAAAAAATGGACACAGGACATAATCAGGCCAAGAAAAGACGACAATCAAGTGAGAAT GAAAATGGCTCAGGGTGCCTGGACACAGTGGGGGCCGTTGTGGTAGATCTGGAAGGGAACGTAGCTGCAGCGGTGTCCAGTGGAGGTCTGGCCATGAAACATCCCGGCAGGGTTGGCCAG GCCGCTCATTATGGATGTGGCTGCTGGGCAGAAAATGCTTGTAATATGAACCCTTACTCTACAGCAGTGAGTACCTCAG GCTGTGGAGAGCATCTGATTCGCACCATGCTGGCACGGGAATGCTCTGCTGCCATGCAGTCTGAGGATGCCCATCAAGCACTGCTGGAGGCTATGCAAAACAAGTTCATCA GCTCGCCCTTTCTGTCCAGTGAGGACCGTGTTTTGGGCGGAGTAATTGTCTTGCGCTGCTGCGGATGTGTGGAAGCTCAGCCATCTCCAAATATTCAGGGTATACTGG tGGAGTTCTTATGGAGTCACACCACAGAGAGCATGTGTGTTGGCTACATGTCCGCCCAAGATAGCAAAGCAAAG